Below is a genomic region from Rana temporaria chromosome 3, aRanTem1.1, whole genome shotgun sequence.
AGTACTGACATTAGCCCACTTGCTTATAGAGAAGAAAGCTAGCACACCAATATAGTATTTTATCAATCATTTGTATTATGCAAAGCAAGCCTTTtatatacacaataaaaaaaatataaaaaagtaatcAATGTGAATTTAAATGATTTACTGCACAAGCACCATAAAGAGATCCActaattaggcctcatgcacactggatgttaaaataacgttataaaaaacgccagtagctttgcagtgagttttcaactttttttaatgtttttttgcaatcgtgttttttagcgtttttccacATTagtgttaagattttttttttcaatggatcaaaaacaataAACGCTGGTAAACGACTTTTTAGCGTTTATCGGCGTTTAGCAgcattagagcgtttttacagctgaaaaacgtctctcagaaccctcTTTTTTATCTTTACTGCACAAAAACGGCTGATGGATAACTCCACTAGGATAATacgatggagagtttaatgactgtaaaaAAAAGCGTCTACTgctaaaaacagctgctgtaaaaacgtccagtgtgcatgaggcctaagaacTACACATATAATACACAAGAAAGGCTGGAAGGTACATGAATCAAGGTAGAGGCATAAAGAACACACAAATGAGAAATATATGTATAGATAATGCAAAGGAGACCTGGTGTGGTCTCGAGATGGTGACAGTCATGGCTATGCTCCAGAAACCTCTCCCAGCTATTTTCTTGGGGTATCTGGCCTGTACTCTGTGTATTTAGCTTTCTATTCAGCAGTTCAACCAACTAGGTGGACCCGGGATCTGAGGAAAGGGCATAGCCCTGAAATTTAAAGGTGTATCACTCGTTAGTAGCTCTCTGTATAGCGACCTTGGGCTTACTGTGGTGTGTtttctagggctgcaactaacgattattttcataatcgattagttggccgattattgttttgattaattagataatagccttaaaaaaaaaaaaattgcatttaaaaaaaaaatttgggccaatttgttgttgggcagattacaaaacacaaattgccgcaaaaaccaCATTCCATgcatttctgcagcttctccattgaagtatattgaaccaaaaaaaacaaacaaatagcaCAGTTTTGCATTAAAAGGTGTGATCCAGGCCTgaaatgtttagtaacataatggggttaaaaaaaataagtacaaaaagagcaaataatcgctactgtaaggggttcatttttttactgtgagacagggaaagtaatatttacagtagcgatttgattTTTGGACTATAAAgggctattttttgttttttttaacccaattatgttactggccgaataatcaatggtaatcgattaatttcataatcgattagtttcgGCCCTAGTGTAGTTGATCATACGTACTTGAAAATATTACCCGAGTGAGAGTTTGCATAATTCAAATCATTGATAAAATACTAAACTGGTGAGCTAACTCTTCTTTATAGCCCTACAGTGGGAGGTATAGGATGGTCTCTAGAATTGGCTTTAGCACCCTTAATTACTGTCAGCTATATTTAAATCCTTAGGGTGTGCATAGTTTTCATGTTATAAACCAGCCCACATGCTTGTCAACTTCAATGTATCAGAaaagcccaataaaaaaaaaaatgtgcataggCAACACCTCTTAAAAATACCATTGTAACAGGGTAGTTACcacactagtgcaaattggatATGGGTTTTCCGGCATCCAATCCGCATGTCAGGAGACTGTGGCCGGCTCTCATTGGAGCTGTTTACACATCTCCAGGACGGCTGTGGAGAGGTTTGCAgaagagtcctgtgcgtcttctggtcccaTCAGGTCCGAATCCAGCCAAAAAATGTGATCCCGATTcgtccctgaaacggagaacaggaaCGCACACTgggcccctgctgtgagccgctttgcacagcagtgtgaacccagcctaaaggagaagttcacctttcgtaacatgttgcacccatattcagggtgtaacaggTTACAGATGTAGCAGCCCCCACACCCCTGATCTCCTGTTGCGACAGCGAGTTGGGGGATCTTCTCTCCAAACACGctgtcacacacaaaaaaaaaaaagaagacacggCTGACTGGGGCTCCCGTCCACCCAGcagcatcattcattcacagtgttctgtgaatgtaagaactacaagtaccaacatCCTTTGCTGCTATTGGCTTGTAGTTCTtgatgaactaccacagcgctgcTGAGTAGTTCATTGAGGCTTCCTGTCATTGTGCAACTGCCTGTCTGTGCCAGGTACAGGTGGACAGCTTACATAGTCTGCAGGAGCCTTGCATTGCAGCCACGATCTGCTGTTTAggagtgcaatgctttacagtaaagaaaataaaaaaatgctaatttttttttacctgcaaaaagatgtgcatttatttttacaaaggtAAAACATATCCTTTAATTCACTGCAACTGTTTGTTATACAAATTACCCTGCTAGAGAAAGAAAAATTTGGAGGATTCTTCACCTCCAGCAGGCTATCAGTGAATCTCTATTTAGACTACAGTTGGCAGCAGGAGAGTAGACAGTGAAGGCAAAGTGCCCCCAAACTAAAGTGATGGCAGaggtttttaaacaaaaacaccaCTTTCTTTTAACCAACGCCTACTATCATTATTTTCTTTACCACAAGCATTGAGGGGAATCAAttcaatctggagcagctgtgtatggtaaccaatcagcttccaatctTTCATCATCTTTAACTAACTGAACAAGCTAAAAAgagagaagccgattggtttccgtGTACAGCTGCCCTAGATTCTGGATGATCCAGTGTTgacaaggctacattcacacctgagctcatcGAATTTCaggctgagccctggttcacactgggtacgatttggaacgatttgagatgcgatttgacatgtcaaatcgcatctcaaatcagcggcaattgtcggcaatggcactgtcctaatcagtgcaacgccgcatctgcgatttcaaaaagtagttcctgtactactttttgcgatttcgggccgcgatttacattaaattgcgggcgaaatcgcggcaaaatcgcgcattttaccgcgattttgaattcgcagcagtgtgaacctaggctgaaagtTTAAAGAATAATGAATGGGATTTGTCTGGTTGGGCGTTTTTTGAGCTGAGGCTTACGCTCCTTTCACatggcgtttttcaggcggtacagcgctaaaaatagcgctgctatcccgcctgaaaaactccctcactgcagactcaatgtgaaagccctcgggctttcacactgaggcgatgcgctggcgggagacaaaaaaaatctcctgtcagcagcatctttggagcggtgagaggagcggcatgtataccgctccttcccattgaaaacaatgggaaaccgctgcaataccgcccgcaatgcgcctctatagaggtgcattgcgggcggtattaaccctttattggccgctagcgggggttaataccgcaccgctagcggctgttTCCCGCGGCAATCtcggcggtatagtgccgctatttttagcggcgttttaccgccaccgcggctcccgccctagcctgaaaggggccttagagcagaaaaacacccaaaaatgCCTAGGCGTGAACAGAGCCTAAATTTCCTTTTGTTGTGCGCCGTGATGGCATTTAAAAATGTTTGGTACCACAACACTGGTGCAATACTGTGAGTTATCACTCGCATTACTGCAACAAAATAATATGCATGGGTCTTAAATTGGTAAAcaagaatgtttatttttttattgtcatgTCCTAGAGAATTAGGGATCCCATGCTGCTTTTTTGAGCTTCTCTTTAAAATACTTTTCAAGATTTTGACAGGTAAGGTATAATATAGACTGGTTACTGTACATTCTTGCAGCCCTCTTGCCAAGGCGATACCAGTCTACCTGCCTGGTGCCCCAAGATGGTGTATATATTTTTAGTAAAGAAGATAGAAACCATCAAAgaacctctggaactctctaccccaaTCTTTCTGACTATCGCCTACTCTGTTTGGCTTTGGGCAATCTctaaaaactcatctcttctggAAATCCTATGCCACCTCCACCTAAAAAACCCAAAAACTTTTACTTACTCGATCCCCTCACAGTTATTACCTGTTGTATCATTTGctcctccctcttagattgtaagctctcatgagCAGGCCCCTCCTAACACTCGTCTtggattgtattgtaactgtactgtctccccttattaagtaaagtgctgcgcaaactgttatgCTATATAAAATgtcatataataataatgataataatagtaataagaagaaaagtaaagaaataaaataaaggcagactAGCTCAACAAACAAAATGGGAGAAACAGATTGACATACTGTCTTTGAAAATTTTTTTGGATTCACTCATCAACAGGAAAGTGTGACTTCACACACCAGGTGACCAGTTTGATTGGCTGAGGTTCTAAGAGTCACCTACCTGCGCCTGTCCTAAACTAATAGCTTTGGGTGGGAGAGCTCTAGAATACAATATGCAGTAAGATGGCCAGTGTCTGACTCTTGGCAGTGTAACAATTCTACAAGGTGCTGAATCTTGCAGAATTCGATTCAGCGGAATCTTAAAGGGTTTGTTTGGGCAGCAAATAAAAGGTTAAGTTGATGGCTAAAGGTCTAGTAAGGGGGCTTGGAACTGGATATTTTTCTGCAGCCCTCTATATCCACCAATCACTTTAGAAAGAAGGTTGAGGATTCAGACACACATTGTAGTCTATTTACAGATAGAAGTGATACATATGTCAGCCAACAGTatacaaggaggaggaggaaggaaataCTCTGATCTTGGCTTATACATCATCTATCACACGGCCTTTggcttgtataagagcagtgtgaacaaCAAGCTTTTACAGAGCATTTGCcgagctttcagcaagcttttAAAAGTACTATTAAGCGTTGAGCCTCTCTCGCACTGTGGATGCTCAGGGTGTCGGAAAAAGAAGCCCATCCACGCTCCTGATCCTGATCCAGTAACAAAGTGCAGGCCGCACACCGATGACGTCACTTCATACCAACAGCATACTGCATTTCCCCACCTAGGAACAGTCTTTCAGATGCATTTCACTCCATtgggcttaaagtggtagtaaactcttaggtagattcaggtagagtggtgtatacttgcggcggcgtagcttagcgtgtttaggctacgccgccgtaagttagctaggcaagtacttgattctcaaagtacttgcctgctaagttacggcggcgtagcctaaagtgggcgggcgtaagggcgcctaattcaaatgtgttataagggggcgtgttttatgttaatggggcttgaccttacgtttttcaattttttttagaactgcGCATGTggtgggcgcctacatttcccagtgtgcattgcggctaagtacgccgcacaggcctattgatttcgacgtggaggtaaacgacgtaaatcgctattcgcggacgacttacgcaaacgacgtaaaaatttcaaatttcgaagcgggaacggcggccatactttaacattactattccatctattagatggaataactttaggcctgataatgccttacggaaacggcgtaaatgtactgcggcggccgggcgtacgttcgtgaatcggcgtatctactaatttacatattctccgccgaccgcaatggaagtgccacctagcggccagcctcaatattgcaacctaagataggacggcgcaagccgtcgtatcttagatatgtttaagcgtatctctgtttgagaatacacttaaacataagtcggcgtagattctgagttaggtcggcttatctactgataagccggcctaactctttctgaatctacccgtttcttgtacctacaggaaagcctataataaaagcttacctgtaggtactgtgaatatctcctaaacttgcacagtttaggagatattcagagtgcatgcagccggtgacgttactggcgcatgcgctctgaagtgcCGGAGCTTCAGAGCCTGTGACATCATAGTGCCCCCGACCACTCATGTAGCCAGAGGATGCAAACCCTGAAGGAAAACCAGAGGAAGATGTCAGCGCGGGCACTGGGGGGCTTGCTCCCCATCAATGGCAAATTATTACGGTTTTAATCGTAGAGCTATGATTAAGCCCACGGGGGTGAAATGCGTCAGCGGAGCGGTTCCAATGCAGGAACATGTGGTATGCCGAGCGCGGCTCTAAGTTTTTATGTAGAAGTGACCTCATCGGTGTGCAGCCTGTGCTTTGTTTCCATTCAGCTTCCGTTTGGGAATTTTAAAACACAGATCTTAAGAGTGCGGTCATTTAAAACAAGCTGCTAGCCACACCACTTGaaacttgtttaaccacttgaactttggaaggttttaccccttcatgaccaggtaattttttgcaaatcagcactgcgctactttagctggcaattgtgcagtcatgcaacactatacacaaataaaatagcattttttcacacaaattcaGCTTTCTTTTTTGTGGTacagtatttgatcaccgctgagattttttactaaataaatgaaaaaaaaaaattaaaaacagaaaatcttaaaaaaaactaaaataaataaatattttccaaattgttataaaacatatccaaaaataaaaaatgtctttataaatttaggccaaaatgtattctgctataaaATCCTATACTtctatattaattggtttgttcaaaagttagtctacaaactatggtatatacaaaAATTTAAGGAGCTATAGACGCTATACAGCAACgatggtgatcagcgacttatatagTGACTGTGATAAGGTTGCGAGAAATCGAATAGACACTATGTATGACGCTTATGTCGCTAGTGACACTaaaacagtgataatactgtacaccgacactggctgggaaggggttaacattgagggtgatcaaggagttaatgatgtgcctaacaatgtgtgatTTGAGACACACTTTTAAATAATCCTTAAGGTTGGATTGacctacagaacatgttccataggaaaccatgttaaatgcactgtagtgcaaatctacaaaatgcataggtgtgaatccagcctaactgCTATCCTCCTTTAGGTGCAGAGTAGCAGCCAAGGATGTGCACAAGCCATGACCGCATGCATTGCTTCACTTTTATACCCACTGTTGCTTTCGGCGGGTTCTACGCAAACAAGGCCACTCCGCAAGTGCCCTGCATGCTGTTGCGGCGCACAAGTGCAGAAATCAAGTGGTAACGCAGGTGGCAGAGGAGGCAATATAGACAGGTATTATACCCTGCCGCTTTTGGCAGGCATGGCGCCTGCCGGAcacaacccattcaagtgaatggggccacCCTGCAACTACATCTAATGCAAATGGTTGCACAGTGCCAATGCtgggatcaaggggttaaggcTGGCGGTGAGGAGGCGATACAACATCTTTTCACTGCCTggcaaatgctctctgaagatcGATCCAAACGCAGTTCGCTCTTCAGAGGCCAGCGTGAACGAGCCCTAAAGACTTTAAAGAAAGCTACCTGAAGCTTGCCAAAAGTTTTGAAAAATTGCTGAAACCTTCAGAAAAGCTCACTGGGACTTTGCTCTTATACAAGCGGAAGCTCATGTGAACTAGGCCTTTGGGATCTACTATTCAGATCTGCAAAATGCTGCATATAAAAGCCTTTAGGAAGCATTTTAAAGTCTAGGTAGTTCTGGCAATATGCCGGCATTCATTATCAGATAAAAGCACAAGTTAAAATGGTTCTGCTGGACGCAAACCCTCTAAAAATCAGCATACAGACACTGTATCATTACTTGGAATGTTAGGAACATAATATATGTATGGTGTTTATACCCTACTGTATAAAATACTGACAATCAGGACTTCAGATATATAGGTGCTCCAATATATTTGTAATGTGCGCAGTCTCAACAGAACAACCACATGGTGTACGCCTTCAAAGCATAAAGTGCAGCCTTTAAAGTGGgactccagccaaaactttttctcTAGTCTTGCAAAGTATGGACAGGTTGGAACCTTCATGGTTTTTATTGAAATCGGTGTTCTCACTGGGTAGATTTCTgcttacttcctgtcctggagatctGGCAGGAAGTAAGAGAAAGTCTCCAAAAAGTACAAAGAAAATCCAACCTTTTAACATTCATCAACAGGTGCCTCCATTTCTCCACTGGCAGCTCATTGTGCATTTACAGATAACACAAGCATAATAGTGAGACTGAATCTCCCCAACTGGGTTACATACAGCACTAAGGACCTGACTGAGCCTCCAACTCTTTGAGGTCTTACCCAaaactaggaaaaaaaaattacagttgtgGTTCCATTTTAAACTATCCATACCGAAAGGAGCCAATTTGCTGGCTGAGCAAGAGGGGGGAGCAGCTGGTCAGTGACTGTGTCTCACATTAGAACCCACAGACTATtatttcagacagaaaaaaaaagcaccctgTGCTGGCAGTAGGCATTTGTTGGACTGCAAAATGCACCCAcctatagaaataaaaataaaagataaaaataagtaaatacaaaaatattgccCCAGAAGTGTTAGACGTGAAAATACGCACatgaaaaagtgaacctccgtgaATACTTTTCTTGTAACCCAAATACCGCCAGTAAAGTCTTTTGTATACCTGCCTGGCTGTAGAGTTAAAATTGGCTTATGTTTCTTAATATTTGGTAAAaacctcgaaaaaaaaaaaaaaaatcttaaaaataatCCTGAGTGTTGGGGAGCAGCGAGCCCCACCCTGGTCATATCATGGCAATCCTCTCAGGATTACAGTTGAGGTGGGTGGATGTGCTGCTGCTTCCTGGAGACTTGCAGCTGCGAGCTGCGGAGCTCTGCAGAGCGGCCATGATGGTGTCGCTGGAGACCGATCCAAACTCGTAGGAAAATGTTCCGTAGAAGACTAAGATATCCAGCACGAAGATCCATTCGCAGATTGCAGCCAAGTGCTGAAGGAGGAAGCTTTCATGGATGAAAAAGACCCCGCCTGAGTGTAACGTTAAGGAAGACAGGCTTCACATTTATTCACTTTATTTTATGTGGACAGGGATAGAAAGAGTTAAAAAGGAAACCTATAATGAGCATTGTCAATTTTTCTAAAATGTTAGCCGTCTggctaatacagtaaaaccttgaaatGCAAGCATAagtcgttccggaagcatgcttgtaatctaaagcaGTAAAATAGGAAAATAGCCTGCAACTCCAATCCATAAGAAATATTTATTGGCACATAGGAAAACAAAAGCTCTTCAGCCGAAACGCGTCTGCTTTTttggggttgagttactaaaactggagagtgtaaaatctggtgcagctgtgcatagaaaccaatcagcttccaggtattCTTCTCaaaacctaccgtatttatcggcgtataccgcgcactttttttccctgaaaatcagggcaaaatcgtgggtgcgcggtatacgccgatacccgctttcccgcgccgagtttgaatactgcgccgacatataccgagcgcagtacactcgtgtattgtcgggcagtctcggctcctcccgcgctgacgtacaggacgtcagcgcgggtagccgagcattgccgacaatacacgagtgtactgcgctctgtatatgtcggcgcagtattcaaactcggcgcatgAAACGAGCAGGGAgtacgcgaggacgccggacctgacgaagaggacacccgaagccgcagaaggacgccggacctgacgaagaggacacctgaagccgcagaaggacgccggacccgacgaggccgccgatggacgccgcgcaagacaccaaaactgtaagtacaaaaaaaactttttttccacaggattcggggcaactttaggggtgcgcggtataccgcgataaatacggtaattgaacAAGCCGAGGTTGGAAGTtgattggctaacatgcacagctgcagcagattttgcactctccagttttagtaaatcgacccctttCAGTCTATGTTTTCCTCACATCAACCCAATCCTCACACACACATtactgtttttattacaaatcaaGACATTACTATTGCCAAAAGGATACTCAGGACAAGGGATGCTAAGGCCACAACGGTCAGGTTTACACGCAGGTGTCCCACCCAATAGTCTAGTGTGCTAGTGGCCAGATGGTAGGTAAGGATGCAATGTAGACATACAAACAGCAAACCAGCTGGGAATGCCACTCCTGCACCGATATAATGCAGAGACTTGGCGTAATCCACCtgcaaaagaaaaacacacaagagTGACGTAAGACAAGGTTCATTTGCAGCTACTCAAACCAACACAGCGCAGGGTCGCTTGAAGCTTGTACGCCAACTATTCTCCCCTGTCCATCTTTGTTTACCACAGAGATCAGAGCAGGTGACAACACTCAGTGACAACCTGCTGTTTAATAAAACACATGCTAAGGCAGATATAAACACACAAATTACCATAGCTCTGtattaaacttaaaggggttgtaaaggttcattttttttcctaaataggttcctttaagctagtgcattgttgattcacttaccttttccttcgatttcccttccaaatgtttttttttccctttgtctgaatttctcacttcctgttactcctcagtaagctttcccccatcatccgagctgttctggctgggggtcagtcagccagaacagcttaccgaggaggaacaggaagtgagaaattcagacaaaaataaaaataaaaaatctacaccccctttaattttatatttttgtaatgcAAGTACAGTACTTGAATTCCTCTTGAAGTCCTCTGTATAGGAGGTTATACTTGGTCAAATGTTAATAATAGATGGCCAACAAAAATACAAGCAGATaggagatgag
It encodes:
- the TMEM150A gene encoding transmembrane protein 150A — its product is MTGWIVLPVSLTAFSIPGIWIVYAMAVMNHHVCPVENWTYNVTCSDDTAKQGTPKSCCTLEDVPLISKCGTYPPESCLFSLIGNVGAFMVVMICLLRYSQVIELSHGSWLNTVALIAGCTNAAGLVMVGNFQVDYAKSLHYIGAGVAFPAGLLFVCLHCILTYHLATSTLDYWVGHLRVNLTVVALASLVLSGVFFIHESFLLQHLAAICEWIFVLDILVFYGTFSYEFGSVSSDTIMAALQSSAARSCKSPGSSSTSTHLNCNPERIAMI